A region of Campylobacter armoricus DNA encodes the following proteins:
- the prmC gene encoding peptide chain release factor N(5)-glutamine methyltransferase, with protein sequence MSINKALQQAYAKDPTHKEYMLFILCELLQKDKAWIFLNPEFQIDEKKFFDYIDRFLNGEPFEYLFKKTQFYGLDFFTEKGVLIPRFDSEILLEKCLEILNHHSFKNILEIGFGSGILSICLAKIKQIFIQACDINPKALKLAKKNADFHNVSNLINFQLCDFKNIQGNFDFIFSNPPYIKNTYPLDKWVQNEPHNALFGGDNGWEILHEIILFAKNQKTKVLACEFGYDQKEILQELLEKNNFKAKFYKDYNNFDRAFVAWNLKY encoded by the coding sequence ATTTCAATCAACAAAGCTTTGCAACAAGCCTACGCAAAAGATCCTACTCACAAAGAATATATGCTTTTTATTCTTTGTGAGTTATTACAAAAAGACAAAGCTTGGATTTTTTTAAACCCTGAATTTCAAATTGATGAAAAAAAATTTTTTGATTATATAGATAGATTTTTAAACGGCGAACCTTTTGAGTATTTGTTTAAAAAAACACAATTTTATGGTCTTGATTTCTTTACCGAAAAGGGTGTTTTAATACCACGCTTTGATAGCGAAATATTGCTTGAAAAGTGTTTAGAAATTTTAAATCATCATTCTTTTAAAAATATACTTGAAATAGGCTTTGGAAGTGGAATTTTAAGTATTTGTCTAGCAAAAATAAAACAAATTTTTATACAAGCTTGTGATATTAATCCAAAAGCATTAAAGCTTGCTAAGAAAAATGCAGATTTTCATAATGTTTCAAATTTAATCAACTTTCAACTTTGTGATTTTAAAAACATACAAGGAAATTTTGACTTTATTTTTTCTAATCCTCCATATATTAAAAACACTTATCCCTTAGATAAATGGGTGCAAAATGAACCGCATAATGCTTTATTTGGCGGAGATAATGGCTGGGAAATTTTGCACGAAATCATTCTTTTTGCTAAAAATCAAAAAACAAAAGTCTTAGCTTGTGAATTTGGATATGATCAGAAAGAAATTTTACAAGAGCTTTTAGAAAAAAATAATTTTAAAGCAAAATTTTATAAAGATTATAATAATTTTGATAGAGCCTTTGTTGCTTGGAATTTAAAATATTAA
- a CDS encoding M48 family metallopeptidase, translating into MTLITILCIYTAFLIFISYMQISFLKKEKEKQAVILEESDYKNAADIAMENEKYKIFSNFYNLIINISWIAFGFLYLKEIFIKENSTLENTLFLLTFLVIISILNLPLSYYESFIKDKKHGFSNMTLALFVKDSIKSLILMLIFGFLIIYALVFCFEFFSTYWWMVAFILSFTIILIINLIYPTLIAPMFNKMKKLEDENLLEKITILMQKCGFSANGVYVIDASKRDKRLNAYFGGLFKSKRVVLFDTLLNALKEKELIAVLGHELGHFVHKDLIKTLSASALMLFALFFIFAHLPGFFYIESHLDGVNAGVFALLLIFGNIFTFIVSPLLNKMSQKNEFNADLHGAKLSSKEDMKSALIALAKENKAFVKTSKIYTFFHLSHPCIYERIKALQ; encoded by the coding sequence ATGACTTTAATAACTATTTTATGTATATACACAGCTTTTTTGATTTTCATATCTTATATGCAAATTTCTTTTTTAAAAAAAGAAAAAGAAAAACAAGCAGTTATTTTAGAAGAAAGTGATTATAAAAATGCTGCGGATATTGCCATGGAAAATGAAAAATACAAAATTTTTTCTAATTTTTACAACTTAATTATCAATATTTCTTGGATTGCATTTGGTTTTTTATATTTAAAAGAGATATTTATAAAAGAAAATTCTACCTTGGAAAATACTTTATTTTTACTTACTTTTTTAGTGATTATTAGTATTTTAAATTTACCACTTAGCTATTATGAAAGCTTTATTAAGGATAAAAAACACGGCTTTTCTAATATGACTTTAGCACTTTTTGTCAAAGATAGTATCAAATCTTTAATTCTAATGCTTATTTTTGGCTTTTTAATTATCTATGCTTTGGTATTTTGCTTTGAATTTTTTAGCACTTATTGGTGGATGGTAGCATTCATTCTAAGCTTTACAATTATACTTATCATAAATCTCATCTACCCTACTCTCATAGCACCAATGTTTAACAAAATGAAAAAACTTGAAGATGAAAATCTACTTGAAAAAATCACAATTTTAATGCAAAAATGTGGTTTTAGTGCAAATGGTGTTTATGTTATTGATGCTAGCAAAAGAGATAAAAGATTAAATGCTTATTTTGGTGGCTTATTTAAAAGCAAAAGAGTAGTACTTTTTGACACGCTTTTAAACGCCTTAAAAGAAAAAGAACTCATAGCTGTTTTAGGACATGAACTAGGACATTTTGTGCATAAAGATTTGATAAAAACTTTATCCGCTAGTGCTTTAATGCTTTTTGCTTTATTTTTTATTTTCGCACATTTACCAGGTTTTTTTTATATTGAAAGCCATCTTGATGGAGTAAATGCTGGAGTTTTTGCACTTTTATTAATTTTTGGAAATATTTTTACTTTCATCGTTTCCCCATTACTTAACAAAATGAGTCAAAAAAACGAATTTAATGCTGATTTACACGGAGCAAAACTTAGTTCTAAAGAAGATATGAAAAGTGCTTTAATAGCTTTAGCAAAAGAGAATAAAGCCTTTGTTAAAACGAGTAAAATTTACACATTTTTTCATCTAAGTCATCCTTGTATTTATGAAAGAATTAAAGCTTTGCAATGA
- a CDS encoding autotransporter domain-containing protein, with amino-acid sequence MKNSRKIFLSTCVATMVASSAHAVVGGGISFTDSSLKDENKNGNYSFIVEKDTGSTYNISSVIGSSFDGKTNKFINHLNIDAAKSIFNIDGSTQDAEIGHYYAQAEGKDKFYSFNIKAQELKFSGTNASLNVGNTGVIEGNLFLENDANLAISNGTLGSQSANGSLFLKGNFAATDANFDFYGNHSFHITGKANITNSRFKVSNAPVSENGIFLLSADGGFNKNLTTSNSAGVYKEFYIDKNENIFISVLTGKTPGYTPKGGLVPTNAIEIEINGLEYKLATIGNSLYLQADTSAWKNYKPNEIGQNLIAAKKEVLTQLNQQLQALIGLPASLNKNQQDPDAELKKIIEKINAEIDRLNNSTTAFNQQIDAVLASLLRSNRQQAAGSALTDAMVGNAQQVKNVINSARESANNSNRQGAIQVINLANEMAISTRMIQDRSQGENSVWSNAFGGANMIGSESDSVYGITLGIDRQFSDSVLFGAYLTYADSKLNYNSISQDADNLQFGAYSRITNGQHEFDIKTYAQFSFTDQERFLNGTNNKSDYTQTFLGASGAYGYVFDMGDKFAIKPLIGLNLYYGKTPDYTENGIWAQKVYSMDSFAASAEIGAEFRKVFNGSNYFYITPKIEQFFATNGNDFKGRFTGSDMNYHIAGAEKDKTFGKILIGSNISVTDNLSVDLSIGAKQILGNKDDNTDETYITGNIGVKYSF; translated from the coding sequence ATGAAAAATTCAAGAAAAATTTTTCTATCAACTTGTGTTGCTACTATGGTAGCTAGTTCAGCTCATGCTGTTGTAGGGGGGGGGATATCATTTACAGATTCTAGCCTAAAAGATGAAAATAAAAATGGAAACTATTCTTTCATAGTAGAAAAAGATACAGGTTCTACTTACAATATCTCTTCTGTCATCGGTTCTAGTTTTGATGGCAAAACAAACAAATTTATTAACCACCTAAATATAGACGCTGCTAAAAGTATTTTTAATATAGATGGCTCAACACAAGATGCAGAAATTGGTCATTATTATGCACAAGCAGAAGGAAAAGATAAATTTTATTCTTTTAATATTAAAGCACAAGAATTAAAATTTAGTGGTACAAATGCTTCTTTAAATGTAGGTAATACAGGTGTTATAGAAGGTAATTTATTTTTAGAAAATGATGCTAATCTTGCCATTTCTAATGGAACCTTAGGAAGTCAAAGTGCAAATGGTTCTTTATTTTTAAAAGGTAATTTTGCTGCAACAGATGCAAATTTTGACTTTTATGGTAATCATAGCTTTCATATAACAGGAAAAGCAAATATAACAAATTCAAGATTTAAAGTTAGCAATGCTCCAGTAAGTGAAAATGGTATCTTTTTATTAAGTGCTGATGGTGGTTTTAATAAAAATCTTACAACTTCAAATTCAGCAGGCGTTTATAAAGAATTTTACATTGATAAAAATGAAAATATATTTATCAGTGTATTAACAGGAAAAACTCCAGGTTATACTCCAAAAGGAGGTTTAGTTCCTACAAATGCGATTGAAATTGAAATCAATGGTCTTGAATACAAACTTGCAACTATTGGAAATTCTTTATATCTTCAAGCAGATACTTCAGCTTGGAAAAATTATAAACCAAATGAAATTGGTCAGAATTTAATTGCCGCTAAAAAAGAAGTATTAACACAACTAAACCAACAATTGCAAGCACTAATAGGATTACCAGCATCACTAAATAAAAACCAACAAGATCCTGATGCTGAGCTTAAAAAGATTATAGAAAAGATAAATGCTGAAATAGATAGATTAAACAATTCAACAACAGCATTTAATCAGCAAATTGATGCTGTTTTAGCTTCATTATTAAGATCAAATAGACAACAAGCAGCGGGTAGTGCTTTAACTGATGCTATGGTAGGCAATGCACAACAAGTTAAAAATGTAATAAATTCAGCTAGAGAAAGTGCAAATAATTCTAATCGTCAAGGTGCTATTCAAGTTATTAATCTAGCAAATGAAATGGCTATTTCAACTAGAATGATACAAGATAGAAGTCAAGGTGAAAATAGTGTTTGGTCTAATGCTTTTGGTGGAGCAAATATGATAGGTAGTGAAAGTGATTCTGTATATGGTATTACACTAGGTATAGATAGACAATTTAGCGACTCAGTATTATTTGGTGCATATTTGACATATGCTGACTCTAAATTAAATTATAACTCTATCAGTCAAGATGCAGATAATTTACAATTTGGTGCATATTCAAGAATTACAAATGGTCAGCACGAATTTGATATTAAAACATATGCACAATTTAGCTTTACAGATCAAGAAAGATTTTTAAATGGAACCAACAATAAATCTGACTATACCCAAACCTTCTTAGGTGCAAGTGGTGCATATGGATATGTGTTTGATATGGGTGATAAATTTGCTATTAAACCATTAATAGGATTAAATCTTTACTATGGAAAAACTCCAGATTATACAGAAAATGGGATATGGGCTCAAAAAGTTTATTCAATGGATAGTTTTGCAGCAAGCGCTGAAATTGGAGCAGAGTTTAGAAAAGTATTTAATGGTAGTAATTATTTTTATATCACCCCAAAAATAGAACAATTTTTTGCAACTAATGGTAATGACTTCAAAGGTCGTTTTACAGGAAGTGATATGAATTATCATATAGCTGGTGCAGAAAAAGATAAAACTTTTGGTAAAATCCTTATTGGAAGTAACATTAGTGTAACAGATAACCTCTCTGTTGATCTAAGTATAGGTGCTAAACAAATCCTAGGTAACAAAGATGACAATACCGACGAAACTTATATAACTGGCAATATTGGTGTTAAATATTCATTCTAA
- the abc-f gene encoding ribosomal protection-like ABC-F family protein encodes MALIDLIDANKKFNTKIVLENANFSANLGEKIAIIGKNGEGKSSFLKALVGTLKLDSGRVIKQNNASIGMLSQQVSFESTLSVSEAIKKELEEIYQALKEFEIYNEKLALDPENKEYLKKVDELSLFIDSKDAWNLDQKIQRILEEFKLLEYKDRPLCSLSGGEIRRVGLCTLLLKNPDILLLDEPTNHLDVYMSSFLEERLKASKMCVIFISHDRYFIDAIAQKCVEIEAGKLSVFEGGYTQYLEKKAAILASLAKSHETLLKQLKSEEEWLRRGVKARLKRNEGRKERILKMREEAKKNPGAIKRLQLEIKRASKNFNQAQSQNRKKMLFELKNISKSIADKTLFKDFNARILQGERIAIVGKNGCGKSTFLKILLDQIPLDSGEIKRGEIKIGYFDQSRSLLNTDKKLLEIFCPNGGDHIQVRGKNMHVYGYLKQFLFPKEFLEQSVSVLSGGEKNRVALALLFTKEYDVLILDEPTNDLDIATINILEEYLLSFEGAILLVSHDRYFVDKIATKLYAFEDNANINIEVLSYSEYLENEKEYKDFEEFSKSLEVNATINTKIKEKSAKKLSYKENEILTSYPDKIHKLEEEIKNLKNSLSKPELYQKFGINKLYEELQEKQDLLIILEEKYFNVLEKLEE; translated from the coding sequence TTGGCTTTAATAGATTTAATTGATGCAAATAAAAAATTTAACACAAAAATAGTTTTAGAAAATGCGAATTTCAGTGCAAATTTAGGGGAAAAAATTGCCATTATAGGCAAAAACGGCGAAGGAAAATCAAGCTTTTTAAAAGCTCTTGTAGGAACTTTAAAATTAGATAGTGGTAGGGTGATTAAGCAAAATAACGCTAGTATAGGTATGCTAAGCCAACAAGTAAGCTTTGAAAGCACCTTAAGCGTGAGCGAAGCCATCAAAAAAGAACTTGAAGAAATTTATCAAGCCTTAAAAGAATTTGAAATTTATAATGAAAAATTAGCACTTGATCCAGAAAACAAAGAATATTTAAAAAAAGTAGATGAATTAAGTTTATTTATAGACTCAAAAGACGCATGGAATTTAGACCAAAAAATACAAAGAATATTAGAAGAGTTTAAACTACTAGAATACAAAGACAGACCACTTTGCTCTTTAAGTGGTGGCGAGATAAGGCGCGTAGGACTTTGCACGCTTTTACTTAAAAATCCTGATATATTATTACTTGATGAACCAACCAACCATTTAGATGTATATATGAGTAGCTTTTTAGAAGAAAGATTAAAAGCTTCTAAGATGTGTGTTATTTTTATCTCTCATGATAGATATTTTATCGATGCTATAGCACAAAAATGTGTAGAAATAGAAGCGGGAAAATTAAGTGTTTTTGAAGGTGGATATACCCAGTATTTAGAAAAAAAAGCAGCCATTTTAGCTTCTTTAGCAAAAAGCCATGAAACCTTGCTTAAACAACTAAAAAGCGAGGAAGAATGGCTAAGAAGAGGTGTAAAAGCTAGACTAAAACGCAACGAAGGGCGTAAAGAGCGAATTTTGAAAATGCGCGAAGAAGCTAAAAAAAATCCAGGAGCTATCAAACGCTTACAACTTGAAATCAAAAGAGCTAGTAAAAATTTCAACCAAGCCCAAAGTCAAAACCGCAAAAAAATGCTTTTTGAGCTTAAAAATATCTCAAAATCCATAGCAGATAAAACACTTTTTAAAGACTTTAACGCAAGAATTTTACAAGGTGAGCGCATAGCTATAGTAGGTAAAAATGGCTGTGGGAAATCCACTTTTTTAAAAATTTTACTTGATCAAATTCCACTTGATAGCGGAGAGATTAAAAGAGGTGAAATTAAAATAGGCTATTTTGATCAAAGCAGAAGCTTACTTAATACTGATAAAAAACTTTTAGAAATTTTTTGTCCAAATGGTGGTGATCATATCCAAGTGCGTGGTAAAAATATGCATGTTTATGGATATTTAAAACAATTTTTATTTCCGAAAGAATTTTTAGAACAAAGCGTGAGTGTTTTAAGTGGAGGTGAAAAAAACAGAGTTGCACTAGCCTTACTTTTTACCAAAGAATATGATGTATTAATCCTAGATGAACCTACAAATGATTTAGATATAGCTACGATTAATATCTTAGAAGAATACTTACTTTCTTTTGAAGGAGCTATTTTACTTGTCTCTCATGATAGATATTTTGTCGATAAAATAGCAACCAAGCTTTATGCTTTTGAAGATAATGCAAATATCAATATAGAAGTTCTTTCATATAGTGAATATTTAGAAAATGAAAAAGAGTATAAAGACTTTGAAGAATTTTCTAAAAGTTTAGAAGTAAATGCCACAATAAACACAAAAATAAAAGAAAAATCGGCCAAGAAATTAAGCTATAAAGAAAATGAAATTTTAACTTCCTATCCTGATAAAATTCACAAATTAGAAGAAGAAATAAAAAATTTAAAAAATTCTTTATCAAAACCTGAACTTTATCAAAAATTTGGGATTAACAAACTTTATGAAGAATTACAAGAAAAACAAGATTTGTTAATTATTTTAGAGGAAAAATATTTTAATGTTCTTGAAAAACTTGAAGAGTAG
- a CDS encoding metallophosphoesterase, translated as MRIFVFFALLVLFFTLANWYIYKRFLSRVVFLKSYKKIILIFIFVVLILEIIFFINMRGDFLHEKLYYILAIFPTITCFFLLFGLIFEFGTWIFFNENKKEQIFNSQRRKFLKLIFDSWLIILSVSMVFKGFANAISTPRVNEIDIKIKNLKKNLNIALLTDVHLGKNLGEDFLKTLIDEVNALNVDMVIIAGDLIDADIASMPYVDLLENFKSKYGTYYVYGNHEYYNNINAIGQKLKTLKNFKVLEDESIDFGDFTLSGTLDLSAKRLGCKESSIEKIKTQINQEKVNILITHQPKYVKTYDVSNFDLILSGHTHAGQIFPFSLLVYLEQGFVYGLYKLSKDSLLYVSSGAGFWGPAVRFLAPSEIALIRLQGE; from the coding sequence ATGAGAATATTTGTTTTCTTTGCTTTATTGGTTTTGTTTTTTACTTTGGCAAATTGGTATATTTATAAAAGATTTTTAAGTAGAGTTGTTTTTTTAAAGTCTTATAAAAAAATAATATTAATTTTTATTTTTGTAGTTTTAATACTTGAAATTATTTTTTTTATAAATATGCGTGGGGATTTTTTGCATGAAAAACTTTATTATATTTTAGCGATTTTTCCTACTATCACTTGTTTTTTCTTACTTTTTGGATTGATTTTTGAGTTTGGAACTTGGATTTTTTTTAATGAAAATAAAAAAGAACAAATTTTTAACTCCCAAAGAAGAAAATTTTTAAAATTAATTTTTGATTCTTGGCTTATTATACTTAGTGTTAGTATGGTGTTTAAGGGTTTTGCAAATGCTATTAGCACACCCAGGGTTAATGAAATAGATATTAAAATTAAAAATTTAAAAAAGAATTTAAATATAGCTTTATTGACAGATGTACATTTGGGTAAAAATTTAGGAGAAGATTTTTTAAAAACCTTAATTGATGAGGTTAATGCTTTAAATGTGGATATGGTTATCATAGCTGGAGATTTAATTGATGCAGATATTGCTAGTATGCCTTATGTTGATTTATTGGAGAATTTTAAATCAAAATATGGTACTTATTATGTTTATGGAAATCATGAATATTATAATAATATAAATGCAATAGGACAAAAACTCAAAACGCTTAAAAATTTTAAAGTTTTAGAAGATGAAAGTATAGATTTTGGAGATTTTACTTTAAGTGGGACTTTGGATTTAAGTGCAAAGCGTTTGGGCTGTAAAGAAAGCAGTATAGAAAAAATTAAAACTCAAATCAATCAAGAAAAGGTTAATATTTTAATCACACATCAACCAAAGTATGTAAAAACTTATGATGTAAGCAACTTTGATCTTATTTTATCAGGGCATACGCATGCGGGGCAAATTTTTCCTTTTTCTTTGTTGGTATATTTAGAGCAAGGTTTTGTGTATGGACTTTATAAGCTAAGTAAAGATAGTTTGCTCTATGTAAGTAGTGGAGCTGGATTTTGGGGGCCTGCTGTGAGATTTTTAGCACCTAGTGAAATAGCTTTGATTAGATTGCAAGGAGAATAA